In Ostrea edulis chromosome 10, xbOstEdul1.1, whole genome shotgun sequence, one genomic interval encodes:
- the LOC130051109 gene encoding toll-like receptor 4 has product MTVSVSLIIVFLMLTMGRIVYRYRWRIRYLFYITKSRLHGYKALAEKEYRFDAFVSYATDDLPFVKNEVIKELEENGGFTLCLHSRDFLPGFEIAENIVSAINKSRKTIVILSPEYIKSYWCMFELNVARMESVYSRDNENILFLIMYKDIGTGDVYIPAILLDIIERKSYIEYPKEELERDFFWNNVRDTLSLEN; this is encoded by the coding sequence ATGACTGTGTCAGTTTCTCTTATTATAGTTTTCCTCATGCTGACAATGGGTAGAATTGTATACAGATATAGATGGAGAATCCGCTACTTGTTCTACATAACGAAGAGCAGACTTCATGGATACAAGGCATTAGCAGAGAAGGAGTATCGATTTGATGCATTTGTGTCTTATGCAACGGATGATTTACCATTCGTTAAAAATGAAGTAATAAAAGAGTTGGAAGAAAACGGCGGGTTCACGCTATGTCTCCACAGCAGAGATTTCTTACCTGGTTTtgaaattgcagaaaatatTGTTTCTGCTATCAATAAGAGCCGGAAAACTATTGTTATTTTGTCACCGGAATATATCAAATCTTACTGGTGTATGTTTGAGCTCAATGTAGCAAGGATGGAGAGCGTTTATTCACGCGATAATGAAAACATTCTTTTCCTTATTATGTACAAAGACATAGGAACAGGCGATGTATATATCCCTGCTATACTATTGGATATCATCGAAAGGAAATCTTACATCGAATATCCGAAGGAAGAGTTAGAAAGAGATTTTTTCTGGAATAATGTCCGTGACACTCTCAGCCTTGAAAATTGA